TGGGGTTTGTATGTGTCAAAGCAAACAACACAGTTGTCTTCATTTGGGTCTAATTCCTCATCCCCTTCTTTGAGAACTCGTAGTTGAAGCTGGTCAATAGCTTTCTTCACATCTGCCTTTATTTGACTTCGCCTCCTGGTGGAAGAATTGGGCACTCTAGGTCTAGGTCTCCAGACACAATATAAGTAAAGGTAGGCAATTGTGGCAGCCAGGAAGGTAAATAGAGACATGACGTAATGGCTCACCCATGGCATGTGCATCCTCCCCACTTCAATGATGACTGTCACATAGACTCCTTTCTGAATCAAGTGCAAAATTTCCATGCCTTTCAGGTTGCCTATCATCACCGCAACTATATTTTCCGTCCCCTGGTGAGACATGGGAAATACTTTATTGCCCGTACCTTGATAGTTGTAGATGATCACCCCATTTGCTCCCTTCTCTGCTGCCACGTTGATTTTATGTGTAAAAGTACAGCCTCCACGTTCGATGAGGGCCAGCCAAGAGTCTGCCTGTTCGGGCCTGCTGAAATTGGTcaaaggattacaggcattctgATTCCATCCTTCAGgaagtgccaccacaccagacacCCTTTCCAGAGGAGAATGATTCCCGAACACTCCACTCTCTCCTAATTCTGATATGATCTTATTTCCAACCTGAAATGTTATATTCAGGTGAGCTGTCCAAATGGCTTTTCCGTTTGAGTCAGGAAAGCTAAGTAGTAGAAAGATACTAAGCCTCAAAAGTCCAAATGAAACAGAACTATGCGTCGAAGGAGTAATTCTAAGAAAGCTCATGCCTCCATTTGTCTATTAAGAGACAaacatgagaaaacaaaacaacatcagTTGTAAAAGAACATAAAGAAGATAGCTTGTTGGCAGCAGATTACTAAAGCACATAAATAGAAAAGGTCTCCCTGGATCAAAGCTATCTTGCTCCTTCCAGCATTTTTATATTTGGTAGACTATCTTTCtgataatgaaacaaaataacaagACTTGTGATTGGTACCATGTGATTTCAAGAAAATTATGACATCCAA
This window of the Pongo abelii isolate AG06213 chromosome 6, NHGRI_mPonAbe1-v2.0_pri, whole genome shotgun sequence genome carries:
- the RNF148 gene encoding RING finger protein 148 translates to MSFLRITPSTHSSVSFGLLRLSIFLLLSFPDSNGKAIWTAHLNITFQVGNKIISELGESGVFGNHSPLERVSGVVALPEGWNQNACNPLTNFSRPEQADSWLALIERGGCTFTHKINVAAEKGANGVIIYNYQGTGNKVFPMSHQGTENIVAVMIGNLKGMEILHLIQKGVYVTVIIEVGRMHMPWVSHYVMSLFTFLAATIAYLYLYCVWRPRPRVPNSSTRRRSQIKADVKKAIDQLQLRVLKEGDEELDPNEDNCVVCFDTYKPQDVVRILTCKHLFHKACIDPWLLAHRTCPMCKCDILKT